The following proteins come from a genomic window of Maylandia zebra isolate NMK-2024a linkage group LG22, Mzebra_GT3a, whole genome shotgun sequence:
- the tent4a gene encoding terminal nucleotidyltransferase 4A isoform X1 — protein MDPRVAWIQPEQKGPANALWMHVWETSQGVRTLSAQQQLHNQNHNQCVNYAVLKNVATAVASSKSICSSNGNVTGSLSNGSSHRSITNGAAHSSSGNGNAIPPLGRALSNGNVHNSLTPSNISEPGEGKTASHKTGSASSSSQESGTDSPPSSCSLERTMDRNVTGSINNNVGGANLLFNLRDSMDNNVNLYHHRHPQEHQAFKLQQICVNQHQVHPSVPINQPHSHHPGRRKSDNKASTYGMNYSISNCTNGNYASTCTPWKTREYSPGVLGLHEEVMDFYKYISPRPEEAAMRKEVVNRIEVVIKELWPTVDVQIYGSFSTGLYLPTSDIDLMVTGKWERPPLQELEQALRKHEVADPNSIKVLDKATVPIIKLTDQRTDVKVDISFNVETGVKAASFIKGYMKKYPVLPYLIFVLKQFLLQRDLNEVFTGGISSYSLILMVISFLQLHPRIDPTNPSENLGVLLIEFFELYGRNFNYLKTGIRIKNGGAYIAKEEIMKGMTNGYRPSMLYIEDPLLPGNDVGRGSYGAMQVKEVFNYAFIVLSHAVSPLAQSYPNKDCESTLGRIIRLTKEVIDYREWIVKKWGGRDLVRPDNRVSPPKKPVSEQENCVLGGGVGSDEQQRDSVSPHSADSPMSISSPQQHSSASSVSSLSGSDNDSDSALPCPLPPPTLPAYPPFPPLGLALTPGLNMSTGKPGMGGHHLLMPPGSQARVSLPGGLAMHSMPGRQVCIDTGLPPFFHMHPPAHAHAPAPSSPQPPPSPHSSHTHKNGAKFNGKGFHNPPLVNNAVMANRGYAQHHRNTWRRRKRDSLPVSLSR, from the exons ATGGATCCGAGGGTAGCTTGGATTCAGCCCGAACAGAAAGGACCTGCGAACGCCTTATGGATGCACGTCTGGGAGACCTCTCAGGGAGTACGGACTCTCTCcgctcagcagcagctccacaatcaaaaccacaaccagtgtgtgaattacgcggttttaaaaaatgtggcGACCGCCGTGGCTTCGAGCAAGAGCATCTGCAGCAGCAACGGTAACGTTACAGGAAGCCTGAGCAACGGCAGCAGCCATCGTAGCATCACGAACGGCGCTGCACACAGTAGTAGCGGTAACGGCAATGCGATTCCTCCGCTGGGGAGAGCACTGTCCAACGGGAACGTACACAACTCTTTAACCCCGTCGAACATCAGCGAGCCAGGTGAGGGGAAAACTGCGTCCCATAAAACGGGATCTGCCTCGTCGTCTTCGCAGGAATCCGGGACGGACAGTCCCCCCTCCAGCTGCTCACTCGAGAGGACTATGGATAGAAATGTTACGGGGAGTATTAATAATAACGTCGGGGGTGCCAACCTGCTCTTCAACTTGAGAGACAGCATGGACAATAATGTCAACCTTTACCATCACCGTCACCCGCAGGAGCACCAGGCTTTCAAGTTACAGCAGATTTGCGTGAACCAGCATCAGGTTCACCCCTCTGTACCTATTAATCAACCACACAGTCACCACCCGGGCCGAAGGAAAAGTGACAACAAGGCGAGCACTTATGGGATGAATTATTCGATTTCTAACTGCACTAATGGCAATTATGCGAGCACTTGCACGCCCTGGAAGACGAGGGAGTACAGCCCAGGGGTACTCGG ACTCCACGAAGAGGTGATGGATTTCTACAAATACATATCTCCTCGGCCGGAGGAGGCAGCTATGAGGAAGGAGGTGGTGAACCGGATAGAGGTGGTCATCAAGGAGCTGTGGCCTACTGTTGAT GTCCAAATATATGGCAGCTTCAGCACAGGGCTGTACCTTCCAACAAG TGATATTGACCTGATGGTGACTGGGAAGTGGGAGCGCCCGCCACTGCAAGAGCTTGAACAAGCTCTTCGCAAGCATGAAGTTGCCGACCCTAACTCCATTAAAGTGCTGGACAAGGCTACA GTGCCAATCATCAAGCTGACCGACCAGAGGACTGACGTCAAGGTGGACATCAGTTTTAACGTAGAGACTGGAGTCAAGGCTGCAAGCTTCATTAAAGGCTACATGAAG AAGTATCCAGTGCTGCCTTACCTGATCTTCGTGCTGAAGCAGTTTCTGCTGCAGAGGGATCTAAACGAAGTCTTCACCGGGGGCATCAGCTCCTACAGTCTCATCCTCATGGTCATCAGTTTCCTACAG CTCCATCCTCGTATCGATCCCACCAACCCCAGTGAGAACCTGGGAGTGTTACTCATCGAGTTCTTTGAGTTGTATGGCCGTAATTTCAACTACTTGAAAACAGGGATTCGCATTAAAAATGGAGGCGCATACATAGCCAAAGAGGAGATTATGAAGGGCATGACAAATGGATACAGGCCATCCATGCTCTACATAGAGGACCCTCTACTTCCAG GTAATGACGTGGGAAGGGGTTCCTACGGTGCCATGCAAGTCAAGGAGGTGTTTAATTATGCTTTCATTGTCCTGAGTCATGCTGTCTCCCCGCTTGCACAGTCATATCCCAACAAAGACTGTGAAAG CACATTGGGGAGGATAATCAGGTTGACCAAGGAAGTGATTGACTACAGGGAATGGATCGTTAAGAAGTGGGGGGGCAGAGATTTGGTGCGACCGGACAACAGAG TGTCGCCTCCCAAAAAGCCTGTGTCGGAGCAAGAGAACTGTGTGCTGGGAGGTGGTGTTGGGTCAGATGAGCAGCAAAGGGATTCGGTGTCACCCCACAGCGCGGACTCTCCCATGTCCATCTCCAGCCCCCAGCAGCACTCGTCCGCCTCATCAGTGTCCTCACTGTCTGGGTCTGATAAC GACTCTGATTCAGCGTTGCCATGTCCCCTCCCTCCACCAACCCTGCCAGCTTACCCGCCTTTCCCACCACTCGGCCTAGCTTtaactccaggcctcaacaTGAGCACCGGCAAACCTGGCATGGGGGGACACCATCTGCTCATGCCTCCAGGTTCCCAG GCTCGCGTCTCACTGCCCGGTGGTCTAGCAATGCACTCCATGCCTGGCAGACAGGTGTGTATAGACACCGGGCTCCCCCCCTTCTTCCACATGCACCCCCCAGCCCA
- the tent4a gene encoding terminal nucleotidyltransferase 4A isoform X2, with amino-acid sequence MDPRVAWIQPEQKGPANALWMHVWETSQGVRTLSAQQQLHNQNHNQCVNYAVLKNVATAVASSKSICSSNGNVTGSLSNGSSHRSITNGAAHSSSGNGNAIPPLGRALSNGNVHNSLTPSNISEPGEGKTASHKTGSASSSSQESGTDSPPSSCSLERTMDRNVTGSINNNVGGANLLFNLRDSMDNNVNLYHHRHPQEHQAFKLQQICVNQHQVHPSVPINQPHSHHPGRRKSDNKASTYGMNYSISNCTNGNYASTCTPWKTREYSPGVLGLHEEVMDFYKYISPRPEEAAMRKEVVNRIEVVIKELWPTVDVQIYGSFSTGLYLPTSDIDLMVTGKWERPPLQELEQALRKHEVADPNSIKVLDKATVPIIKLTDQRTDVKVDISFNVETGVKAASFIKGYMKKYPVLPYLIFVLKQFLLQRDLNEVFTGGISSYSLILMVISFLQLHPRIDPTNPSENLGVLLIEFFELYGRNFNYLKTGIRIKNGGAYIAKEEIMKGMTNGYRPSMLYIEDPLLPGNDVGRGSYGAMQVKEVFNYAFIVLSHAVSPLAQSYPNKDCESTLGRIIRLTKEVIDYREWIVKKWGGRDLVRPDNRVSPPKKPVSEQENCVLGGGVGSDEQQRDSVSPHSADSPMSISSPQQHSSASSVSSLSGSDNDSDSALPCPLPPPTLPAYPPFPPLGLALTPGLNMSTGKPGMGGHHLLMPPGSQARVSLPGGLAMHSMPGRQNGAKFNGKGFHNPPLVNNAVMANRGYAQHHRNTWRRRKRDSLPVSLSR; translated from the exons ATGGATCCGAGGGTAGCTTGGATTCAGCCCGAACAGAAAGGACCTGCGAACGCCTTATGGATGCACGTCTGGGAGACCTCTCAGGGAGTACGGACTCTCTCcgctcagcagcagctccacaatcaaaaccacaaccagtgtgtgaattacgcggttttaaaaaatgtggcGACCGCCGTGGCTTCGAGCAAGAGCATCTGCAGCAGCAACGGTAACGTTACAGGAAGCCTGAGCAACGGCAGCAGCCATCGTAGCATCACGAACGGCGCTGCACACAGTAGTAGCGGTAACGGCAATGCGATTCCTCCGCTGGGGAGAGCACTGTCCAACGGGAACGTACACAACTCTTTAACCCCGTCGAACATCAGCGAGCCAGGTGAGGGGAAAACTGCGTCCCATAAAACGGGATCTGCCTCGTCGTCTTCGCAGGAATCCGGGACGGACAGTCCCCCCTCCAGCTGCTCACTCGAGAGGACTATGGATAGAAATGTTACGGGGAGTATTAATAATAACGTCGGGGGTGCCAACCTGCTCTTCAACTTGAGAGACAGCATGGACAATAATGTCAACCTTTACCATCACCGTCACCCGCAGGAGCACCAGGCTTTCAAGTTACAGCAGATTTGCGTGAACCAGCATCAGGTTCACCCCTCTGTACCTATTAATCAACCACACAGTCACCACCCGGGCCGAAGGAAAAGTGACAACAAGGCGAGCACTTATGGGATGAATTATTCGATTTCTAACTGCACTAATGGCAATTATGCGAGCACTTGCACGCCCTGGAAGACGAGGGAGTACAGCCCAGGGGTACTCGG ACTCCACGAAGAGGTGATGGATTTCTACAAATACATATCTCCTCGGCCGGAGGAGGCAGCTATGAGGAAGGAGGTGGTGAACCGGATAGAGGTGGTCATCAAGGAGCTGTGGCCTACTGTTGAT GTCCAAATATATGGCAGCTTCAGCACAGGGCTGTACCTTCCAACAAG TGATATTGACCTGATGGTGACTGGGAAGTGGGAGCGCCCGCCACTGCAAGAGCTTGAACAAGCTCTTCGCAAGCATGAAGTTGCCGACCCTAACTCCATTAAAGTGCTGGACAAGGCTACA GTGCCAATCATCAAGCTGACCGACCAGAGGACTGACGTCAAGGTGGACATCAGTTTTAACGTAGAGACTGGAGTCAAGGCTGCAAGCTTCATTAAAGGCTACATGAAG AAGTATCCAGTGCTGCCTTACCTGATCTTCGTGCTGAAGCAGTTTCTGCTGCAGAGGGATCTAAACGAAGTCTTCACCGGGGGCATCAGCTCCTACAGTCTCATCCTCATGGTCATCAGTTTCCTACAG CTCCATCCTCGTATCGATCCCACCAACCCCAGTGAGAACCTGGGAGTGTTACTCATCGAGTTCTTTGAGTTGTATGGCCGTAATTTCAACTACTTGAAAACAGGGATTCGCATTAAAAATGGAGGCGCATACATAGCCAAAGAGGAGATTATGAAGGGCATGACAAATGGATACAGGCCATCCATGCTCTACATAGAGGACCCTCTACTTCCAG GTAATGACGTGGGAAGGGGTTCCTACGGTGCCATGCAAGTCAAGGAGGTGTTTAATTATGCTTTCATTGTCCTGAGTCATGCTGTCTCCCCGCTTGCACAGTCATATCCCAACAAAGACTGTGAAAG CACATTGGGGAGGATAATCAGGTTGACCAAGGAAGTGATTGACTACAGGGAATGGATCGTTAAGAAGTGGGGGGGCAGAGATTTGGTGCGACCGGACAACAGAG TGTCGCCTCCCAAAAAGCCTGTGTCGGAGCAAGAGAACTGTGTGCTGGGAGGTGGTGTTGGGTCAGATGAGCAGCAAAGGGATTCGGTGTCACCCCACAGCGCGGACTCTCCCATGTCCATCTCCAGCCCCCAGCAGCACTCGTCCGCCTCATCAGTGTCCTCACTGTCTGGGTCTGATAAC GACTCTGATTCAGCGTTGCCATGTCCCCTCCCTCCACCAACCCTGCCAGCTTACCCGCCTTTCCCACCACTCGGCCTAGCTTtaactccaggcctcaacaTGAGCACCGGCAAACCTGGCATGGGGGGACACCATCTGCTCATGCCTCCAGGTTCCCAG GCTCGCGTCTCACTGCCCGGTGGTCTAGCAATGCACTCCATGCCTGGCAGACAG